The nucleotide window tttgtcatgttctttgaaaacaatgaattgaatttaaactggtttacatttgaaaacaaacaaaaactaggAATTCTATCAACCCACTTTCGAAGATTCCCCTTTGTCAGTAATGttggctgccctcccctccttaagtatgcgggaaacatactttaatctcagataagggacgtccgtcTACGGTAGCTGTAGCTTTTCATTggcgagtaattgctcgataaactgCATGACATAGATGGCGCAGTCGACACTTACTTGTTTTTGTCATGGGGTTTCAATATCGTGAACTAGTGAGTACTTTGAGGTCatcgactcgccgaactccatatcgatacaaATGTCGAATAGCCTCCGCTAtggaggtatacaagttgagattagaatactgaTTATTTACCAGACACTATTAATCAAgcacaatttattaaagaacttaccatttctaacaCATCTTTATCGTACTcctcgctttggcatgaagaataatgcatgtattcttgtttgttattgtcaaggacCACAACATGGAAGTgcccattcatgattatcgggaggatgacaatttcaacatcatgcaagttgtgcgcggcatctccgatcatagccatagtagTTTCGTGTGCGTCGTcttgctttgacataaacagcggcAGTGGTCGTGTGATAGAGGCAcgcttcttataaggatatggcactATACTCAGtgtcttttgtattatgcatacgaaagtgtccatcacatcgtctgagaccatctccttcccctcaagcagagtaAATAGTCTGGACCGTGTGGTGCTGAGAGAGTCATTTTTCCATACGACAGTGCTGCGGTTAAATGGTAATAGAGATACTTAAATTAGACTGTACTTATTTAACTGATATAgcaaatgtttaaatgatattgcaaataattaaacgttatatatataaattaaaggttaacatataagtttaaataacaacataaaaacttcaaacttacttgtccatagggcagttaatgaagatccttatcaactcctgttcGTATTTGTTGAGGCACAATTGTCCaacgtattttttttttcttcagaataAAGACTTTTTGAACTTCGTCTAATTTTTGATtggcaaggatcatatctctcgttgcCATTGCGGTGGCGTTCCCTTGCCCCTCGTCAACAActattttgggatcatcatgcggcactgttgttgacggttgtTAGTGTTCAACACCAgtagcatcttccttcgatgcgggcacgATGACAGCATTAACCAGAGACATATCTTtacttgtttcttgttgttgtgggattgtgtcggTCTTTGATGTGACACTGTCGGCCcttggttccaccgtgactatgatttcattgacaacagagtcaacgatcttctcaaccgtggccacggcaacaacatcaacgggagacacaaccttagctggttcttgttcttcaaggattgtgtccatctttgatgccgcactatCGGTCGCCGGTTCCACTGGGTCAGGGATTTCGTTtacaacagagtcaacgatcttatcaACCGCGGCAAGGGCAATATCATCTACGATATCCTCCACCGtaacggccatgtcatcaatggtaacagcatcagccgccgatggtgttgctgtTGTTTCGTTGTCAGCCGATGGTGAATATAGagacattattgttttccttttttttgcaagtctcttcAAACGTGgtcgtcttggaatggccatccTGATGAAGTCgttgtcatcaaattttgatgcctcgtccgtcccgggtgcttcatttgtttggagggacgacgcagtcgattgtgaccgtCCTTCCAATGTCTCAACCCtagcgacaagccgagggaactcaATCATCAATATATGGCATGCCTGCATAAAAGTTGCAGTGACATTGTCACCTAGTGCCGTCGGGGGGCTACCACGGTTGGGGGATTGCCAAGATCAGGGGGACTATCGTTGTCATGGTCAGGAGGGAGGGTGTCAAAATCTGgtggggtaggggagggctttttcggcgtcgaggaatgcgtgtgcgtgttgggctggaagtaggagaacagCGTCGAGCACGcaaggaagaggttgccctctcattttgccttcgagcaagtggttccggagcaatagcatccacctgttggttggcccgaacaaatatatcttcatcagcattcgcccAAACCAgttcaggaaactaacatatgtaaaccaaacaatcttagcaaaatcattcagtttaaacaataaaaactatatttaaacattataatataaacgtaaacagagaacaaaatgtttaaacttttaataatacattttaaatagtaaataaacacagttaagcgctaaataatatgtttaaccATTAACGactactgttaaacacattgtccataatttattacctcttttccttcgagagatgacaaactggtttctatcgtcgtttgcttccggtaagtatttttactatagcacagcatccttgggatcttgccaaaACGGACATTCTTTCTGGTTCCGGttagctcgtaaaaccagatgttaagcgcgactgagcaacccttaatataccctgtgttggtcttcttccccacgcatctagcttgcactcgagcagctgcttgtggaatgaccTCCATAAGGCACTTGTGCAtcgcttgcgcccatgcgtatcgccctatgccaggtagatcatcgacataatcaacgatgcAGTTCAgaaccgagcatgaggtatttgggaagaggattgtacctaTGAGGTACCCCATCAGgagtttggcaaaattttcttcttctcccctctgtccaacGTGTTgctcaagagtgctcttgatggagtctatgTGTCTCTTGtaggtttttaataaatacctctcttggaaagctgagcgtgtttttttcttctgaaacacgactacgtctccatcgcaacgtagaccaagaacgagggccacatcttcaggcctgaaactcagaaggctttccccgatcctgaatttattggtgtggccatcgtacctttgcaatagagaatcaagaagggccctctcttagAATATAGCTTCCAactcagtaaatgctgcaaacggtgtccttcggatgatctcccagtatCGAGGGGTTATGTgtactttcaattcagccaaggtcttCACTACCGGTATCAAGTaccatcgcccattaactaggttgatcgccataatcacaagcttgcgacaataacaacacattcagccagcagtattcacaaatatttaagcagaaatataaggttttaaacggtaatcTCTCAAGTCTTAAATAGAGATATCactttttaaacagagacaacaaaatttaaatggtaacctctcatttcttaaacgtaaacctcatttgtaaaactgcaagcatatcaaatgaaagtggaaacgtacattataaacattacacaaatcataacaatcaaaaaactatttcgatcgtgtacacagacgaaaatgtaaaacaaaacaaaactctagccgagaaatctccctatAGGCTAacaaaccccagccgagaaattcccctgcagacttcaatatcttccaataaaaacagaaccacaaaacaaaactgaaaaatctttctttgtaatagaatagttaacataaaaccataatcaataccttagattgcaaactgatgaaatacCGAATACTTGCGCAGGACTTCTCGTTCGAGACAtcggtggaaaggaaaaagctgaaattacagaggatgtgccagtagagacaacttcggaaagggaaaagctgaagatgcgagttgagaaaaaaataagtatacGGCTCTagtaaattcgtctcttggggttaccctaagaaaaatcccccacttcctctcaaaccgccgaaatggctgcagcGACGACTTTCCAtacaagggcatttttgtccataaaatttaaaaatcactccgtcaaccaccgttacatgctttgggggtttgaaaaacatagagtttaaaaggaaggggtttttagggattacaaaattaagggggtgtttttggcaatattgtaaacttaggggttttttggcaattttcacttatatttatttgtttatttattaatgaatgTGAACAAGCAGGTCAGGGACATACACTGGTGAAAAAGATTAATACCTCCATTTACTTGTGCCCTCAGTTTGTATAAACTAAAATTGAAGCTGTTTCTttcccaaaaatacaaatacccTACGTAGGGGATGTAGTACCAATAGGTCAAGAGTACATTCGGCCAAAACTTTTTTCTACAAAAgagttatattttaaaagttttcaatatttttttttacaaaacaaatatcaatttatgaaaaaactctttttccttttttatacatttttttaaaggaaaaaacctaatccaaataAATAGCAAACAATCAAAAACCCCATTAacgttgttttattttttaattataatcaaatattagttcttagttttttttactaTGACCTCAAACTCATATTATAtgtactttttaattatttaaaatttttactgtAATCCTAAGGGTTACACTAGGATTCTATaatgtataattttattattattttataatttataaaaatattattcaatagtaaactattaattatcaatgaaaataagaaCTCCGTTGTTGAAGCACAACAAAAGCATTCATCTAGGAAGGGAGGAgaaaaaacacaagatcaaatATTTCATTCTAATAAACGTCTGAAAGGAGAACAAGCTCTTATATTGTTATAGTTATAACATAATGCTAACGTGGCCACTAATGTAACAACCATTAGCTGGCGTCGCCATTATCTCTTCAACACTCACTAATGTATGAGAACGGATTGAATGTAACTGGGATATCACGTCAACTTATACCCCCATCCAATCAGTTTTTGccgcatcaatttttttaataacttattCATTCTTTACTCCACATCCTTAcccattttatattttattttttttaaatatcataactTTATCTTTAACCCCAAAGAAAAAGTCccaaatttttatttcagatCTCACTGGAGCTTTTTTCATGGACACCGTTTAGCTCTtcggtatttttttttctcttctccgtcTCTCGCTGCCATGTTCACCATTTGATTTTTAGAGTTTCAAATTTAGAGTTGGCCTTGGCAACACATTCTTCAAACTGAATGTAGATCACCTTTCTCATGTCGTTTTCCTCTCGGATGCCCTTCACCAACAAGCTATTCGGAGCACTATTCTTTGGAGTCTCCTAGAATCACATGGCCTATGACCTCTCCCCAGCCTTTTTCAAAACTTttcaaaaatcatcatcaatgtcCAAATTTGCTACATCACTATCTCCAGCTTCTCTCTGATTTAAAtattcatcaaattcttcatcattatcattttcGACATATTGAATTTCTTCTTGTATCTCGATCtttattcctttcttttttgtttgcatttgtaAGTTCCTAGGACCTGGAAATAAAAATGGTAAGTTTTTCACattcaataattatattaaactattaatttataaaatattttatagttagaatatataaattgaccTCTTTCCTTTTTGTTGAAGCCAGTTCTGaaaaacatacatgaacatCCATCCATGATGTATCTTAAGGTAAGCAAGGGTCTTTTCTTTCTGTTATCCGTTCATCATCTGATTCCATGTCTGATAATGAGATAGGATCGTATGTATCACCATTCCCTTGTCTTTGTTCTTGTCTCAATTGCAAATTGATATTGTAGTGAATGAAAACAAGTGCATTAATACGTTGTTGCTCCGAATGATTTCTTTTCTTGGAATGTGCATGTTCGAAAGTACTCTAATTTCTTTCATGTCCTATAGCACTACATATGAGGCTTAATACTCTAATGGCAAGGGTTTGAAGCTCTTTGCATTGATTTCCATAGCTTTCCTACCACAATGCTACATATATTAGTCACAGAATAAgtactttttaaaattcaaaattacataaatatgtGTTGTCATATAAGTAAGAatagagacaaaaataaattaaaatcataccTGAATGCTTTTTATCTCTTGTTACAATCGCCAGATCCATTAAAAACATCCCCTCagcctttttaaaattttcaagttgCCTATCTATCTTCAGCCTTGTTGGAACATCCGAATACGTCCTCTCAATAGTTTGAATTAAACCAACTGTCACTTTCTCATCTTGATAGTTGAAAATAGGATCAAAGTGaaatctatttaaaattaataagtgattaaatgtataaaaaaatgcaacataatcaattatatatagtaaaataaaaactaaatcaacaaatgaaaaataaagtataCCTTGGATTAAGATAGTATGCAGCTGCATGTAGAGGCTTATGGAGTTGCAACAACCACCTTTCATTAATTATGTCCTATATTCTTTTATACCTTGAGCTcacatcatcaaaattttttgctattttttcttttgctctatCCATAGCCTCAAAGATGTATCCCATTACAGGCTTAAAATCTCCATCAACAAGTCTCAAAACTTTAACTAATGGTATAACACTTTTCAAGTAATACACAATGGCATCCCAAAATTTTGCATCACCAACAACCAAATTTTCCATCTTCTTGCCATCACTCTTTTTTGCAAACGGACTATTTAACCattcttcaaaaacaaacaaacttctCAATGCCTTCTTCAACTCATGCATACGACTCAAAGTAAGATAGGAAGTAGTAAATCTTGTCACCCCGGCCCAAATCAAATCATAGCCATTAGCAAACTTTCTAatcatatttatcaataatgTATGTTGATAGATAAAAGTGGTAATTTGCTTAGCCTTGGAGAGGGTATTAGCATGCATTGGCAATTGTCCAATATCTTCTAACATCAAATCAGTACAATGTGCAGCACATGAAGACCAAAAAagttttttcctcttttccaTTAGCTTCTCACCTGCTAAAACATAAGCTGAAACACTATCTGTCAAAACTTGTACCACATGGTCTTCACCAATTTCTTCAACCAATGAGTCAAGCAATTCAAACATATTTTCACAACTGTGAGATATACTTGATGTATCAATAGATTTAAGAAAAATAGTTCCACTAGGGCTATTCGCTAAAAAGTTAGTGATAGAACGCCCCCTTCCATCAGTCCAACCATCAGACATCAATGTACAACccattttttttccattcattcttatatttttcaagcaaGTCATTTATATTCTCTACTTTTTTAAGTAAGTAACCCTTACTTCATGATAGCTAGGAGGCTTCAATCCTTGTCCATATTCACCAATGGACTTAATCATCTTCTTAAATAATGGACTTTTCACCACATTAAATGCGATAGAGTTACCATAAAAAAATCTACATATATCTCTGCATACTTTCTCATGCTTTTGTAGCATTACATTCAATGTGGTTTGTTTTTTACTCCCTCCTCTTGTAACTGTTAGGTCTTAAGTTCCTCTTATGCTGCCACTGGGAACTTGTTcataattttcttcaaaaagATCATCAGCCCCATCATCTCcaatagttttctttttttctagaTCTTTAAGTATCCCTTGAAATAAGTTTCTAACTTCTTCAGGGTTTTTAATACAAGCCGCCATATTTTCGTGAGTCCTTCCTAAATGATGTTTCATTCAATTTGAGCCACACGTATAAATCCCTACATAATAAttgcattttaatttcattctttttgcttTATCAACTCGGGTGCAATGTTCATACATAATATCTTATTTTCTCCTACTTTTGATATCAGCCATGTTGAtaacattgataaaaaaaaaatttaaaagttaaaccATGAATAATCTTgattaaactaataaaaaaatagattttgtattacatatatgtatatacaatcacaaattatcatttaaaatttataacatgaactattcatttaaaatttataaatc belongs to Dioscorea cayenensis subsp. rotundata cultivar TDr96_F1 chromosome 17, TDr96_F1_v2_PseudoChromosome.rev07_lg8_w22 25.fasta, whole genome shotgun sequence and includes:
- the LOC120281171 gene encoding uncharacterized protein LOC120281171; this translates as MSDGWTDGRGRSITNFLANSPSGTIFLKSIDTSSISHSCENMFELLDSLVEEIGEDHVVQVLTDSVSAYVLAGEKLMEKRKKLFWSSCAAHCTDLMLEDIGQLPMHANTLSKAKQITTFIYQHTLLINMIRKFANGYDLIWAGVTRFTTSYLTLSRMHELKKALRSLFVFEEWLNSPFAKKSDGKKMENLVVGDAKFWDAIVYYLKSVIPLVKVLRLVDGDFKPVMGYIFEAMDRAKEKIAKNFDDVSSRFHFDPIFNYQDEKVTVGLIQTIERTYSDVPTRLKIDRQLENFKKAEGMFLMDLAIVTRDKKHSGPRNLQMQTKKKGIKIEIQEEIQYVENDNDEEFDEYLNQREAGDSDVANLDIDDDF